The Sesamum indicum cultivar Zhongzhi No. 13 linkage group LG6, S_indicum_v1.0, whole genome shotgun sequence genomic interval TCTTTCCTTAAATGCTTTCAAATGTTGTTTTCAGCTCAAATTTGCCATCTTTATTccttatcaaatattttgagctgaaaatgcaataaattgaTGTGATTAGGAGTATTTTAGCTAAAAAAGAAGGTTTAATCATCATcaaaatatggtaaattataCACTTATCAAGCCGAGAGAGCAAGAGATGAGAGAAGATGATTCGTTTTGTGTGCTTTGAGAATGAGGGAGGATTAGCCTTTTATAAGCACTCCCCTTTACAACAACCATCATTATAGCATTTAATCTCTAGCAGAAACCGTCAGTAATGGCTAGAAATGGTTGGTCTGTTACTGAATAGTCGGTCAAAgttttaaatgcaattttaaattattttgactaAAAACGACTGATTTTGttcatattcaattaaattcaaatatttctgtTGTAAAAAGATACATCCTAAGGCATACATTCGCATTCGAATCCGGGCCCGAGACAGGTCAGGCCGGGCGGCGCGCGGGTGGGACAACTAATGATCACTCAAGTTTCTATAACATTTTAAACACACGTTGGACTTGAACTTAATGCAAAGAGTTTATTTTGGTTATAAACTTCTAACGTGGGATACACTTGAGTGTAAAAACACTCATCCCCACATccatcttataatatatatcaaaggGGCTTTGATCTTCCATCATCTTTCTAGGTGGAATATCACATCtctcaatttttcaattctaatttatatattttaacatgtacttttattcaaattacaaCAGCAATctcttatttaataataataatagtaataatagtaataataataatatagtaggaagaatttgaaatattgcCACAGGACAACGGTGTCGTTTCGGTCGAGATGTTCTGCCCCAGTCCTCATACTTATCCAGTACGCTCAGCAGGCCGTTGAGCTGATCTCTTACTTCCACCCAGATTTCCCGCCATTTATACAACTCTCGACCTTGATCATAAGAGGAACGGGGCAAAAGTTCCAAACACTGAAAATGGGAACTCTACACTTCAATTTCCCGGCATTCGTTAACCCAATCAGCAATCAAACTAGTATGCACAGATTCGCAAAGATTGAATCGCCAAAAcctaattttcaattttggcgCTATCACAAAATTGGCGTTAGAATTTCCAAATTCtccagaaaatatttttactcgAATTCTCAGAGCGATGGCGTAGAAGATCAGCAGAGTTCCATTCAAGAGCTAAGGGTTCCGACCCATTGGTTGGAGCCTTCAAGAGCCTCAGAGGTAGTTCCTTTTTCGTTTGGCTTTTGTTGTTTACTTTATGCTGTCCGCTGCTTAATTTCTAGCTCAACAAGGCAATCAGAGTCGTGTTATGAACTCGAATGAAATGTATTTCCTCATGTGAAGTCATGTTTTTAGCATCGAACATAAATCCATAGTGCTACAAGGAAACCCCTAACATTAGTTCGTGCTATGCTTTGTAAGACTTGTTATGTAATGTTGAACAAGTGTTATTATTCCACACATGTTATCCAATTACTTAGAAAGCAAAAGTAAAGATGTGATGTTCAAAAACGACGCAATGCAAGTACCGTGGTGGTACTTCGATTAGCTCCCGGTGTTAGTGTTACCAGTGATCTAGCATCATCTTTACTTTTCAGCTGGTGATTGcgcattttaaataattatcatgatttttttggtgtttttacttattttgtgttttctgGGCatgtaagttttcatttgAATATGTGATGAAGTACATAGTTCTTCAATTGGAATAATGGACATCTGGAGTTGGCAGCTTTGGGTACTCTTTGCTGACTCCATGTGAGTTTTTACTATCTAGAGCAGCCACAAGTTGGTATCCAGCTACTTGTTCAACTATATTTAGCTGTATGTGTAATGTGACATGCcctgtatataaatatatcctaTTATGGGATTTGTTATGATTAATGCGACATTTGGAGTTGGCAGCTTTGTGTCATACCCCGTCTGTGTACGATTTGATAATGAAGCTGGTTGAACGCACAAGTTAAGAACATCGTGCTTATTTAACTCTTTTTGAGGTGTGTGTAACGTTACCTGGACTCCTTGACATTTAACTCATGATGCTTCTTTGTCATGGCTAATGTCGAATTATTACTCATTTAATATACACTTGTATGCATATAATGGGTCTGTACATAGTGCACAAGAAAACCtgtataaaattgaaaacacatATTTTGCAGTGAAAAccgaaaatgaaaacataaacaaacaggCCAAAAAACTATAACTTGTTGCAGCTGTGATGATTGAGGTTTAATAATCCCTCCTCTCTAAGATTTCCAAATTACTGTTATGATAGCCATTCTACAGTAAAGTTCCCCACATTTTTGAGGTTCCTTTTGGGAATCAGCTCTCACTGAAGGTTGCCCTCTCAGAGCTTCAGTTTCATAAGGAACAACTTATAACTCATTTTCAGTGTTCTGTATGCAGGAAGCAGAGTGGCTCAGAGTAACACTTCACAAATGGTTGGACGATGAGTACTGCCCAGAGGCCACTAATGTAGAAATAAGCAGAGTTGCTGCTGCTTCGTTCTACAAATCACTGGTGGAAAAAAGAGCTGAGTTGGGGGAGATTCTGCTAAAAATGGCTGTTGAGTTGGAGTCTATATCCTACCAAGAAAGCTTTCATGGAGCATTCTCCTCAGCGAACGCAGCAGTGAATCTTATTGTTGAACGGATATTGCAGGAGTAATTGCACAAGACAAAGGTTCAGCCCTTATCCTGCAGCTTTTATCATTTCTTATTTTCGAGTAAATTAACATATAGTAGACTAGTTCTTATTTTCAAGTGGATGTATCTGATTTTTTATCAGCGATTTATGATGCCCCCGTAATTTCCAATAGATTAAAACTTTATCTAATAGAACTTAGGTGTCAACTTTGGTAGCATTATCTTTATGACATAGTATGTgtaaaaaattgcaatagtAAACTAGTCGTTGCTTTTTTCTATGGGAGTCTAAACTGACGAAGTCACTGTTTTGGGATGTTAGAGATTTATAAGCTTAGTGGTTTAGAATGTCTCTAAGGAAGTGAAGGTGGGTTGGTCTATTGCTAGTGGAAGAGAGTGCAGGCTGccttcaaaattcaaatgtcaatatattacataagGCTGGGATAGTGGGTATTGGGTACTGCTGAGATTGAGGTGTCCAACTCAAAACTATATATGCTATTAATTTGCCAAAGTCGTCCTTATTTGATGAATGCGAATTTCAGCCCAATTTTACCGGATTAAGTGAGTGGAATTTGGACCGGTCTTTTTTGGTCGAAATTGGGCAAAGGAGAGGAAATtgtaaatcaattaattttaaattttctaatgataaatttatttatttactcgAAAAGACAAGGTAAAAATGTTAGAAAGAATATTGACTGAGGGAGAAAGTGAAGTTGAGCTTtgcaaaattgtaaattattttacaaagaaaacaGTAATGGGGGCATTCCGAGAATTGAACTCGGGACCTCTCGCACCCTAAGCGAGAATCATACCACTAGACCAAATGCCCTCGTTGGGTCCCATGATTATGATGGATATCCTTAATCTTGTCAGCAAAAAGTTGGGATGCTGGGATATGCGAAACTGCCGAGAATGAggtattcaaaaatatatgtgGTAAATTGCTAATGTGCCAAAATTATCCTTATCTGATGTACGCCAAACTATAACGATTGTTCCAGACTGAGTGCAGCTTGGGCTATCTTTCTGTTCCAAATTGNNNNNNNNNNAAAAtgtaaattagaaaaaattatgaaataaaattatttattcacttTCACTGACGAAGAAGTTAAAATGATAGGAACAAATTGATGGTCGGAGTAAGTGAACTTGAGTTTTGCAAAAATTGTACATTATTTTGCAAAACATAATAGCAATGGGGCATTCCGAGAATTGAACTCGGGACCTCTCGCACCCTAAGCGAGAATCATACCACTAGACCAAATGCCCTCTTTGGATCCCATAAATTTGAGCAAGAAAATAGAATGGTGTGTTCTGAGAATTGATCTCCCACCCTAAGCGAGAATCATGCCACTAAACCAAATGCCCTCGCTGGTCCCATGCATATTATGGAGAATCCAAACACGATATATTGAAGATATGTTGCAATAACTtcttttttatggtgaaataaattgtaaaaaataaataaatttaaatagtaaaagTTGGGAgcattttcaaacaaaatttagaagtaaaaaaaaaaaacttgaaattgaagtatttagaataataatttaatatttattatataatatgtatatatgaatgcatacacctTTTGATATTCCTTTTCAATGTCCATTATGTTATACTCTTTTGTATCCCCCatgatgattttaattataatagttatggTGTATTTTGTAACCACAATTTTGATGGTCTATAAATAACACcatatatttcatttgtagAAGAAGCTTTAGAGAGAATAAGAAAGTGATTTGGAGAAGAATacatatattgttttctttatattctattaggAGTGATAAgtcaatatatttagaatttctctaaatttataacatgTTATCAGCACAACGTTACGCTCGATCAAGGTAGAATGTTTTtctagtataatttttattctttgtttgttttatctctacaatatcataatttttattcttgatgatttaataataaaatatgagtaattatattttatatatgtcaatGTCTCCTAAACtagacatatataaataataaaaaaaaaagttctattatatttgatattgccTCCAGAAGTAGGCAtacaattcttgatttcatcCCCTAAAGTGGATGTGATATTACCTCCAGAAGTAGGCATgcaattcttgatttcatcCCCTGAAGTGGATGTGATATTGCCTCCAAAAGTGGGCATACAATTATTGATTCTATCCCCTGGAGTGGatgtgttttataaaatttcattgcttcCTGAAATAAGTAATGAGTTAAAATCATCTCCAGTAGTAGGTGAAATATTTTGGACCAATTATGTGCAATATCATCCCTGATGCCATGTTAAGTATAATGTTTGATTTTCTCACAACCTAaagtattttgagataatgGCTTGATCAAGAAGCTCGACGCTTCTTCGCTTATTTAGTTGattcatgataatttttttttatatcatagtATAACtattgttattaaaatatgactaacttgaagttaatttaattaacttactTTACCTacatagttttcttttataggcCCATGTAGGTATTTTGCTTgttttattagtatatttatatgcaataaaatttatttgttaagaaaACAACTTTGACATGAATACCATTTAATTGCCATTTGTAACATTATAAGATTTAAgccaaacttaaatatatttaatttcatgtatGCATGCATgccataataattcaaattaattacatggtaacttatattttacttaatgttAGTAATgttttatgtcatttttactttacatcatgtgttatacattttattttatttatatgtatatgttgaatattatgctaaaagtgcatattaacttattgtagCTTAATGACCAATctcacaaaattgaattttgttgcTCTTGATGTTTCTGGAAAAAATTATCGATCGTGGGTTCTTGATGCCGGACTGCATTTGGCAATTAGCAAATTGggagaaacaataaaagaaagtaCTAGTGCTTCTGAGCAAGATTGTGCTAAAGCGACAATTTTACTTCGTCATCATCTTCATGAGAGCGTGAATTCTCAATATTTAACAGTTAAAAGTCATTTTCAACTCTGAAAAAGTTTAAAGGATTGATTTGATAATCAAAAGACTGTAATCTTACCATGTGTAAGATATGAGTAGATACAATTGCGACTGCAAGATTTCAAAACAATTGCTGAATATAATTCTGAGATGTTTCGAATtgtatcaaaaaattaaggtTATGTGGAGAAGATGTGACAGATGAACAATTATTGGAAAAACTACTTCTACTTTTCATGCACCCAACCTTGTACTCCAACAGCAGTACAGGGAACGTGGGCTCAAAAcctattcaaatttgatttcatgCTTGCTTCCTGCAGAAGAAATAATAAGCTTTTGTTAAATAACCATCACACCCGATCCAGTGGTTCCAAACCACTTCCTAAAAATTCAGCGGCATTGCCTGAAGTAAATGCTACTTCTTCACGAAAGGTGCATGGTCAGTACCATGGCTCACCTTGGGGCCATTCTTATGGACGTGGTCGTGGTCGTGGAAATCATCATAAGACATGAATTAATCTCAATATTCAGAAGAACAATGGAAACAAGACAAAGAATCAACAAGAGAAAACTACAAATGGAGATCTTTACCATAGATGTGGGATGTCTGGACATTGGTCCCGTACCCGTCGTACGACACAACATCTAGTCAAATTATACCATGCTTTTGTGAAAGCAAATGGTAAAGAAATTGAGACTAATTTTGTTGAGGCTGGAGTCTCAGTCAATACCCATATAGATGCATAAGATGTTTTTCAGtctattgaaaatgatgataaagATCTTCCTAAGCTGCCCATACAGTTTGGTAACATTACTGAGGATTTCAACATGCttgttgattagatttatctcatatattattagtatttttctattattaagttatgtttacttttatttgtagggtattcttttaatatcgtaatgtttttatattttataatgaagtttttcttttacttgttatatgtctatttcatttatatagaatGGATCAAGccattacaatattaaaagaaaacatataaaacTGGCCAAAAATAAGTTTTAGAAAGAATGAGAACATATACTTCTGATTTATACGACACATTGATAAGCTCTATTAAAACACATAGTATCACTAACATGAAGTTAGTTGATCAAAGTAATTTTACTTTGTGGCATGATAGACTTGGCCATCTAGGTAAAACAATGATGTATAGGAtcattgaaaattcatatgGACACCTACTAAGGACCTGAAGTTTCTTGTTAAAGGTGATTTTAGATGTCCAGcttgttcttttgaaaaattaattacaaaaccaTCTatgacaaaaatgaatttagaaTCTCTTATATTTCTCGAACGAATTCAAGGAGACATATGCAGGCCAATAACACCGTCATGTGGgccatttaaataatttatggtGTTGATTGACGCATCGACACGTTAGTCACATTTAAGCTTGTTGTCAACACGAAATGTTGCTTTTGCAAGACTATTAGCCCAAATACTGCACTGAGAGCTCATTTTCCTGATTATCCTATTAAAAGGATAAGGTTAGATAATGTCGGAGAATTTCCTTCTAAATCCTTCGATGGTTATTGTCAATCGATTGGGATAGTTGTGACCCTTGTTGATGAGGTCAAAATTGCCTTTATCGGCATGGGGGCATACAATTTTACATGCAGCAGCTCTAATTCATCTTAGACCTACTGCTCgctataaattttcttcattaCAATTGGTCTTCGGAAGAGAAccaaatatttctaatttaaatgtatttggTTGTGCGGTGTATGTCTCCATACCCCCCTCCTCAACGAACTAAAATACGACCACAATAGAGACTGGGAATTTATGTTGGTTTTGAGTCTTcctgaattattaaatactttgAACCAATGATCGGTGATCAATTCACTGTTAGGTACTTGGATTGTCAATTTGATGAGACAATATTCCCGGCATTAGGGGGAATAGATAAGGAGATTAAAAGGAAAGATATTGCATGGAATgcaatatctatattttttatggattcaCGGACAAACAATAGTAAACTTCAAGTTCAACAGATCGTACATTTGCAAAGTATTGCAAATAGGCTACTAGAAGCGTTGATAGATACCAAAAATGTCACAAAATCACATATTTCGGCTGAAAATGTTCCAGCTCGTTTAGAAGTCCTTGAAGCGATTCTTACTCAATCAAAGGCATGTGAGTCACATATACGCCGGAAGCGTGATAGACCACTTGGCTCTAAAGATGCAAATCCTCGAAAGAGATCATCTCAATTAATCATGATGCAAATGTGATCATTAGTATTGTCTCTAAGGATAAAATCCCTGAAGCGGCTTTATCTTAAGACTCTGAAAGTAATAAGTAAGATCTCGAGGATAGTTATgagatgtctattaattatgct includes:
- the LOC105165251 gene encoding uncharacterized protein LOC105165251 codes for the protein MGTLHFNFPAFVNPISNQTSMHRFAKIESPKPNFQFWRYHKIGVRISKFSRKYFYSNSQSDGVEDQQSSIQELRVPTHWLEPSRASEEAEWLRVTLHKWLDDEYCPEATNVEISRVAAASFYKSLVEKRAELGEILLKMAVELESISYQESFHGAFSSANAAVNLIVERILQE